One region of Diabrotica undecimpunctata isolate CICGRU chromosome 6, icDiaUnde3, whole genome shotgun sequence genomic DNA includes:
- the LOC140444030 gene encoding uncharacterized protein: protein MKSIVAAILLVATVVSAEPPRQFLRQKAAEAPYEPSGWKPSGPLLQYPVRSNVQEYGPPEPQTIYGPPKNDTELEPTTTETIEETTTFEPQAESIKTSPSSAKLQAKKSEKSTVPQPNQFFFIVNPAKSERLVLAPLRVTPVNAKPVTPIRAPAPVAAPARLEEFPQVVEVEQTVPVQVEQAVPVQYQPVQAVPFLAGYVSQSSVVTPYSSSFVQIYQ, encoded by the exons ATGAAG TCAATTGTAGCAGCTATTCTCCTTGTCGCCACCGTCGTCTCCGCTGAGCCTCCACGACAATTTCTGAGACAGAAAGCCGCGGAAGCTCCCTACGAACCAAGCGGTTGGAAACCAAGCGGACCTCTTCTCCAGTACCCAGTCAGAAGTAACGTTCAAg AATATGGACCTCCAGAGCCCCAAACTATCTATGGACCTCCTAAGAACGACACTGAGTTAGAGCCTACTACAACTGAAACCATTGAAGAAACTACTACTTTTGAGCCACAG GCCGAAAGTATAAAGACATCGCCCTCATCAGCAAAACTCCAAgctaaaaaatcagaaaaatccACCGTTCCACAACCAAACCAATTCTTCTTCATCGTGAATCCAGCCAAATCTGAAAGATTGGTATTGGCACCATTGAGAGTTACCCCAGTAAATGCAAAACCAGTTACACCAATAAGGGCCCCAGCACCTGTTGCAGCTCCAGCTCGTTTGGAAGAGTTTCCTCAAGTAGTAGAAGTAGAGCAAACAGTTCCCGTTCAAGTAGAGCAGGCCGTACCTGTTCAATACCAACCAGTTCAAGCAGTTCCTTTCCTTGCGGGATATGTTTCTCAATCATCGGTTGTGACACCATACAGTTCCTCTTTTGTACAGATTTACCAATAA